GCGGAGATCACGGGGAGGACGGATGGCGCGGGAGGACGGACGCCCCGTCATGAGGTCCGTACCCGCGCCGGCCGCGGATCCGTCAGACGTAGTCCTCCAGCCTGGCCACGGCGTACCCCTTGTCCGTGACCGTCCTCATGACGCGGCGGATCATGTCGGCCATGGACCCCTTCCAGTCCTCCTCGCCCCTGAAGTGGGTGAGGATGATGTCGCCGGGGTGCAGGTCCTGGTCCCACTCGCGCCACTCCATGTGGTCGGGGAACGCCTCGGCCGCCCACAGGGGCACGGCCTTGATGCCGCAGGACTGCGCGACGCGCAGGGTGTCGCCGTTGTAGTTGCCGTAGGGCGGCCGGAAGAGCGTGGGCCGCTTCCCGAAGTACTTCTCGAGCTTGTCCTGCTCGCCGCAGATCTCCCGCCGCTGGTCCTCCTTCGAAAGCCCCGGCAGGTAACGGTGGTTGAGCGTGTGGTTGTTGAGGGTGACACCGCGGGCCTGCATGTCCTTGAAGTAGCCGTAGTCGTCGCTCACCACGTAGTCGCTGAGGAAGGCGCTGTACGGGATCTTCAGCTCGGTCATCATCCGCAGCAGTTCGGGGTCCTTCTCCGCCCCGTCGTCCATCGTCAGGAAGACGATCCGCTCCTTGGTGGGCACGGTGGTGAAGACCGGCGGCAGCGTCTCCCCGCCCTCCACCTCGAAGCCCTCACGGGTCGTGATGCGCGGCTTCACGGCGGGTGGCGCGGGAGCGGCGAGCGGCATCTTCGCCAGCCCCCACTTCCTCGCGGCGGCGACCCGGGCGGCCTGTTCCCGCTTCAGCCGCTGGGCCTTGGCCTCGGCGGCGGCGCCCTTCTGGGCGGCGGCTCCCGGCTGACCGGCGACGGGCTCCCGAGGGCCGCCCGCCCCTTCGTCCGCACCGTCGGCGCACCCGGAGGCGACCGCGCCGACCATCAGGGCGGCCAGGACCGCACAGACCGTTCTCCGGCGCTTTACGGGGAATTTTTCTTTTTGTCTTACTAGCTGCATGGCGCCGCATCCTGCCACCGGGGCATCGGCCTCCCGCCGCGACACCTCCGGCGGACCCGGCACGTCCCCCGGCTGGCTCACAATGGGTCCGTGAACGCCATTCCCCCCACCGACCCGGCCGATCCGCTCGTCGCATTCGCCGCCCTGCGCACCCCCGAGGGCGCCGCGCTCCTGGACGAGCTGCGCGACCACGACCCCGCCCGGGAGCTGGCGACCGCGACCCGGCTGCGCCGTTCGCACCCCGCCGCCCTGGTGTCGGCGGCACTCGGCCAGGCGCGGCTGCGGCAGCGCGCGGTGGCGAAGTTCGGGGCGCGGGACGCGTACCGCATGTTCTTCACCCCGAACGGCGTGGAGCAGGCGACCCGCACCTCGGTCGCCGGCCACCGCGCCGAGCGGTTCGCGGGGCTCGGCGTACGGAGCGTGGCCGACCTGTGCTGCGGGATCGGCGGCGACGCGATCGCCCTGGCCCGGGCGGGCATCTCGGTCCTGGCCGTGGACCGGGATCCGCTCACCGCCCAGGTGGCCCGTGCCAACGCCGAGGCGCTGGGACTCCAGGACCTCGTCGAGGTGCGGTGCGCCGACGTCACCGAGATCGACACCGCCCCCTACGACGCCGTCTTCGTCGACCCGGCGCGGCGCGGCGGGCGGGGCAGAATCTTCGACCCCGAGGCCTATTCGCCGCCGCTCTCCTGGGCGACCGGAGCCGCGCTGAAGGCGCCCCGTGCCGCGCTGAAGATCGCCCCCGGCGTCCCCCACGAGGCGATCGGACCGCAGGCCGAGGCCGAGTGGATCTCGGACGGCGGCGATGTGAAGGAGGCCGTGCTCTGGTTCGGCGAGGGCTTCACCCCCGGGGCGTTCCGGGCCACGCTGCTCCCGTCCCGCACGACCCTCGTCTCCCACGGCCCGCTGCCCGCACCGCCCGTCGGCCCCGTCGGCCGGTACCTGTACGAGCCGGACGGCGCCGTCATCCGAGCCCATCTGGTGGCCCGGATCGTGGAGGCGTGCGAGGGCCGGCTGATCGACGAGACGATCGCCTATGTCACGAGCGACGTGCCGTACGAGTCCGACGCCACCGCCGCGTACGAGATCACCGATCAGCTGCCCTTCAACATGAAGAAGCTGAAGGCGCTGCTGAGGGAACGCCAGGTCGGTGTCCTGACCGTCAAGAAGCGTGGCTCGGCGGTCGAACCGGAGGAGCTGCGACGGAAGATGAAACTCCAGGGGCCGCACGCGGCGACGGTCTTCCTGACCCGGGTTGCCGGGGCGCCGACGATGCTGATCGGACAGCCGGTGAAGCGGCCCTGACGAGCCTCCCGGCCTGCCTGCCGGTGCCGACCCGACGAGCCTCTCGACCGGGCGGCCGGTCGGCGGGCCCCGCCCCGAGCAGCCTCTCGACCGGACGTCCCCTCGCGGCTCCGGTCAGCCCTCCACCGTGATGAGCGGGTCCGCAGGCACCCCGACGAGCACCCGGAGTACCCAGCGCCGATGGGCGAAAGCCTTGACGAGCCCGGTCAGTCCGGTCAGCCACGCGAGGAACCCGAGCCCCATGAGCAGGGTGACCAGACCGTACGTCTCCTCGCCGGCCCTGGCGGTCGCCGGGACGACGACGCAGGCGAACAGGCCGACGGCGCAGAGCGCGAACGACATCAGCAGCCACAAGAGGCTCACCCGCGGCATGCGCAACCGCGCGTCCTCCGTTGGATCCCGGTCCAGGCCGCCCCACTCCACGAGGAGCCGGTGGACCCGCAGGTCCCTGGACACACCGACGACGAGGAGGACCAGCCCGGGGACCGTCACGGCCGCACCGCCCGCGAGGCAGACGACGCCCGGGACCACGCCGAGGGCGTCGTAGGCGTCCTCGAACATGAGGAGTGCCGCCCCCACGAGCGCCCAGCCCAGGGCGGCGACACCCGCCCACATCCAGAGGATCCCGAGCCGCGCGGGCCCGATGAACATCTTCACCAGCTCACCGAGGACGGCAGCCCGGTCCCTCAACAGGGCTTCCCGGTCGGGCCATGCGCGCATCTCCACGGGCGGGGGCGAGGGCGGAAGAGGTGAACGACTGGGCATGGCCCAGAGGTTACCGAGTCCGCGCGCCGCCCTGCACCGCTGGAACGCCTCGGCCGGTCAGGTCAGGTCAGCGGGTACGACGCCCGGCCCGACGCCTCGTCGATCTCGTCGTGCGCCTTGGTGAGCAGTTTCATCGCCAGTTCGTTGAGCGCGCGGGCGCCGGCGATCTCCTCGCCCACCCGTGGCTGTTGCGAGTCGGACGGATGACGGCTGGCGTAACCGTGGGCCCGTACCTCGGTCCCGTCGCTCAGCCGCACCATCGCGGCCGCGCGGGTCCGGTGGGTGTCCTCCTCGAATTCCAGCTCGACATGCCATCCGACGGCGGTCTCCATCATGACCGTCACCTCCCGGGGTCTCCTGTTTCCAGGGTGCGCCCGTCGTCCCGCCCCCGCACTGCGTGCGGCCTGTGCCTCAGGCGTCCAGAAGGGCCTGGACATCCAGCTTCCGCATGCCCGTCATCACCTTCATCGCCCGCCCCGCCCTGGCCCGGTCGGGACCTCCGAGCAGCTCGGGCAGCGCA
The DNA window shown above is from Streptomyces sp. Alt3 and carries:
- a CDS encoding polysaccharide deacetylase family protein, with amino-acid sequence MQLVRQKEKFPVKRRRTVCAVLAALMVGAVASGCADGADEGAGGPREPVAGQPGAAAQKGAAAEAKAQRLKREQAARVAAARKWGLAKMPLAAPAPPAVKPRITTREGFEVEGGETLPPVFTTVPTKERIVFLTMDDGAEKDPELLRMMTELKIPYSAFLSDYVVSDDYGYFKDMQARGVTLNNHTLNHRYLPGLSKEDQRREICGEQDKLEKYFGKRPTLFRPPYGNYNGDTLRVAQSCGIKAVPLWAAEAFPDHMEWREWDQDLHPGDIILTHFRGEEDWKGSMADMIRRVMRTVTDKGYAVARLEDYV
- a CDS encoding THUMP-like domain-containing protein is translated as MNAIPPTDPADPLVAFAALRTPEGAALLDELRDHDPARELATATRLRRSHPAALVSAALGQARLRQRAVAKFGARDAYRMFFTPNGVEQATRTSVAGHRAERFAGLGVRSVADLCCGIGGDAIALARAGISVLAVDRDPLTAQVARANAEALGLQDLVEVRCADVTEIDTAPYDAVFVDPARRGGRGRIFDPEAYSPPLSWATGAALKAPRAALKIAPGVPHEAIGPQAEAEWISDGGDVKEAVLWFGEGFTPGAFRATLLPSRTTLVSHGPLPAPPVGPVGRYLYEPDGAVIRAHLVARIVEACEGRLIDETIAYVTSDVPYESDATAAYEITDQLPFNMKKLKALLRERQVGVLTVKKRGSAVEPEELRRKMKLQGPHAATVFLTRVAGAPTMLIGQPVKRP
- a CDS encoding DUF1876 domain-containing protein; its protein translation is MMETAVGWHVELEFEEDTHRTRAAAMVRLSDGTEVRAHGYASRHPSDSQQPRVGEEIAGARALNELAMKLLTKAHDEIDEASGRASYPLT